The region GGCAGCGGCGACCTCGACATCAATGGCGGCAACAGCGACAGCGTGGTGCTGGAAATGGTGGGTTCGGGGCGCATCGCCGCCAGCGGCAATACCAAGTTCCTGCGCGCCGACCTGAGCGGCTCGGGCGATATCGACGCCGAGCACCTGGCCGCCGACAAGGCCAGCGTCAGCCTGCAAGGCTCGGGCCAGAGCACGATCTTCGTGCGCGACGCCGCCAACCTGAGCCTGCGCGGCAGCGGCGACATCCACGTCTACGGCAACCCGCGCCAGCGCGATGCGCAAAAGAGCGGCTCAGGCGACATCATCTGGCATTGATGATGACAGCCGCGCCTCAGGCGCGGCGCTCTTCCAGCCACGTCACCGCCTGCTCGCCGGCCGCCTTGCCTTGCGCCAGGCATGCCGTCAGCAGGTAGCCGCCCGTCGGCGCTTCCCAGTCCAGCATTTCCCCCGCCACGAACACGCCCGGCATGGCGCGCAGCATGCTGCCGTCCACGCCGTCGAATGCCACACCGCCGGCGCTGCTGATGGCTTCATCGATGGGGCGCGGGCGCCGCAAGGTGACGGGCAGCAGTTTGATGGCGGCCGCCAGCCTGGCTTCGTCGGCAAAGTCGGCCGCGCTCAGGCATTCGCGCAGCAAGCCCGATTTCACGCCCTTTATTCCCAGCCGGCTTTGCAGGTGGCTGGACATCGAACGGGCGCCGCGCGGGCGCGTCACTTCCTCGAACACGCGCTCATGGCTGTGGTCGGGCACCAGGTCGAGCCAGATGGTGGTGCTGCCCTCGGCCGCGATCTGCTCGCGCAGGGCGGCCGACAGCGCGTAGATCAGGCTGCCCTCGACGCCGCCCGCCGTGATGACGAACTGCCCCTGGCGCTTGATCGTCAAGCCATCGATGTCGCGCGCCGTGACGGCCACGGTGGCCAGGTGTTCGCCCGCATGACGGCTGCTGAAATGCCCGCTCCAGTCCACGTCGAAGCCGCAATTGGCCGGCGCCAGAGGCGCCACGGCCACGCCCTGTCCTTGCAGCAGCGGCACCCAGGCGCCGTCCGAACCCAGGCGCGCCCAGCTGCCGCCGCCGAGCGCCAGGATCACGGCGTCAAAGGCGAAGCGGCGCTCGCCGTCCGGCGTGGCAAACGCCAGCTGGCCGTCCTGCCAGCCCGTCCAGCGGTGGCGCATGTGAAATTGCACGCCCGCTTCGCGCAGGCGGTGCAGCCAGGCGCGCAGCAGGGGCGCGGCCTTCATATCGGTGGGGAAGACGCGGTTCGACGAGCCGACAAAGGTCTCCACGCCCAGGCCGTGCACCCAGTCGCGCACTTTTTGCGGGCCGAACTGGTCCAGTGCCGGTTTCACGCGCTGCGCCTGTTTGCCGTAGCGCGAGACGAAGGGCTGGTAGCCTTCCGCATGCGTGATGTTCATGCCGCCGCGCCCTGCCAGCAGGAATTTGCGGCCGACGGACGGCATGGCGTCGAACAGCTCCACCCTGGCCCCCTGCTCGGACGCCGCCTGGGCGGCCATCAGGCCGGCGGGACCGCCGCCGATGATGGCGATGTGGAAGGGAGGAAGGCTGGAGTTGGACATGGCAGGCTGGGAAACGGTGAAAACCCCGGCATTTTAGTCGAGATTGGCGGTGTTCAGGCTGCCCGATGACGATGGCGCCCAAAAATGAGGCATACTGCTAGCGCATGCTGCAACGATCAGCAGTTTCATATCACCAGACGACGAGACACGAGAGGAGAAACACATGGGAGCAGGATTCTGGATTTCCCGCTATTTGCTGGCCAGCTCGATTTTATTCATCATCCTGATGGTGGTCGAGTACAGCAAGGGCACAACCAGCCAGGCCGATATCCTGAGCGCGCTGGCCTGGTCGCTGGTGGCGTCGGCCATCTTCATCGGTTCGAAGTACTGGCGCTACAAGAAAGCCGTCGCATGTGCGACGTGCAGCGACGCCACGGGCGGCAAGCCGAAAAACAAGGCCTCATAAGACCATGGCCGCTCCAGGGAGCGGCCACTTTCAAGGCGCCGGCATCAGCCGCCCGTCACGGGCGGGAAGAACGCCACCTCGTCGCCATCCGATACGGGCGTATCGGCATCGCACATCACCTGGTTGTGCGCCATGCGCAGCGAACGCGCCTGCGCCAGCGCATATTCCCAGTTGCCGCCACGGCCGATCAGCTGGGCGCGCACGTCGCCCACGGTACGCAGCGGCGCGGCGCCCTCTTCCACCACCAGCACTTCCTGGGCCGTGCCCACCAGCTCGCGCACGCTGGCGAAAAATCGCAGATTGATCTTCATCAAGACTTCCTTAGTACAGCAATTCGTTAAACGGGATAAAGCGCAGCATGTCGCCGCGCGCGATCGACAGTCCCGGCGGGCAGTCGATCAAGCCGTCGCCCCACACGGTGGAGGTCAGCACGCCCGAACTCTGGTTGGCGAACAGTTCCAGCGCGCCGTCGTCCGTCACTTTGGCGCGCAGGAATTCATTGCGCCTGTCCGCCTTCAGGCGCTCGAAATTGGCCGGCAGGCGGTAGCTGCGCGGCGCCACGCTCCCTTCCACCCCCTGCAGGCGCAGGATGAAGGGGCGCACGAACAGCAGGAAGGTGACGAAGCTGGAAACGGGATTGCCGGGCAAGCCGACAAAGAACGCGTCCTTCACTTCGCCGAAGGCCAGCGGCTTGCCCGGCTTGACGGCGATCTGCCACATGTTCAGCCGCCCTTCCGCTTCCACGGCCGGCTTGATATGGTCTTCCTCGCCCACGGATACGCCGCCCGAGGTGATGATCAGATCATTGCCCTCGGCCGCCTGGCGCAGCACGGCGCGCGTCGCTTCCAGGCTGTCGGGCACGATGCCCAGGTCCGTGATCTCGCAGCCGAGGTTTTCCAGCAGGCCGCGCAAGGTAAACCGGTTCGAGTTGTAGACGGCGCCCGGCGCCAGCGGCTCGCCGGGCATGGCCAGTTCGTCGCCGGTGAAAAACACGGCCACGCGCAGCTTGCGCAGCACGGGCAGCTGCGCCAGGCCCACCGAGGCGGCCAGGCCCATTTCCTGGCTGCGCAAGCGCCGGCCGGCGCCGAGGATCACGCCGCCGGCGCGGATATCCTCGCCCTGGCGGCGCACCCATTCGCCCGCCTGCGGCACGTGGTTCACCGTCACCACGCCGTCCGCCACCGTACACTGTTCCTGCATCACGACGCAGTCGGCGCCGTCCGGGATCAGGGCGCCCGTGAAGATGCGCGCCGCCGTCCCCGGCTGCAGGGGCTGGCCCACGTGGCCGGCCGCGATGCGCTGCGACACGGGCAGGCTGGCCGCGCCGCTGGCGCAGTCCTGCGCGCGCACGGCATAGCCATCCATCTGCGTGTTGTCGCGATCGGGCACGTTCAGGGTCGAGGTCTGCTGCGCCGCCAGCACGCGGCCGTTGGCGCGCATGGTGTCGACCTGCTCCACCTGCGTCACGGGGCGCGCCGCGCCCAGCATGAAGGCTTGCGCCTCGGCCACCGACAGCATGGGCTTGCGTTCTGCAGTAGGAGCACTCATCACAAGCCCGTGTTGGCGGCGATATACGCCTTCATTTTTTCCACGTCGGCACCCATCACGACGAACTTTTGCGGCAAGTCCTCGATGTTCTCGAAGCCGGCCGGGCGCTCCGCATCCACGCCCAGCGCTTCGAGGATGGTTTCGTTGAACTTGGCCGCCAGCGCCGTTTCCAGCACGATCATCGGCACGTTGGGCTCCAGGTGCTCGCGCGCCACCTTGATGCCGTCGGCCGTGTGCGTGTCGATGGTGATGCCATAGTCGTCGGCGACGTCGCGGATGGTGTCGAGACGGTCCTGGTGCGTGGACTTGCCCGACTTGAAGCCGTAGTTGGCCACCAGCTGGAATTCGTCGCCGTCGCTGCCAGGCTTGCCGGACAAGTCGAAGCCGCCATGCGTTTCCACTTTCGTGAACAGGGCGCGCACGCGGTCGCTGTCGCGGCCCACGAGGTCGTAGACGAAACGCTCGAAGTTGGACGCTTTCGAGATATCCATCGACGGGCTGCTGGTATGGTAGGTCTCGGCGGACTTGCGCACGCGGTACACGCCCGTGCGGAAGAATTCGTCGAGCACGTCGTTTTCATTGGTGGCGGCCACCAGTTTCGAGATGGGCAAGCCCATCATGCGGGCGATATGGCCGGCGCAGATATTGCCGAAGTTGCCCGATGGCACCGTAAACGACACTTTCTGTTCGTTGCTGGTGGTGGCCGCCAGGTAGCCGCGGAAGTAGTACACGACCTGCGCCACGACGCGCGCCCAGTTGATGGAGTTGACGGTGCCGATCTTCTGCTTCGCCTTGAACGGCAGGTCGTTCGACACGGCCTTCACCATGTCCTGGCAGTCGTCGAACACGCCTTCGACGGCGATGTTGTAGATGTTCGGGTCTTGCAGGCTGAACATCTGCGCCGTCTGGAAGGCGCTCATTTTCTTGTGCGGCGACAGCATGAAGACGCGGATGCCCTTCTTGCCGCGCATCGCGTATTCGGCCGCGCTGCCCGTGTCGCCCGAGGTGGCGCCGAAGATATTGAGTTCGGCGTCGTGCTTGGCCAGCGTGTATTCGAACAGGTTGCCCAGCAGCTGCATGGCCATGTCCTTGAAGGCCAGGGTCGGGCCGTTCGACAGCGCCTGCAGGATCAGGGTGGTCTGGCCGCCCTTGACGACGTTTTCTTCGAGCACGCGCAGCGGCGTGATGTCGGCCGCGTTTTCGCCGGCGCGGGCGTTCTTGTAGACTGCCTTGGTATAGGTTTTCGCCGTCAGTGCCTTCAGGTCCGCGGCCGGGATATCGGTGGCGAACTTCTTCAGGATTTCGTAGGCCAGGTCGGCATACGACAATGTGCGCCAGGCGTTGAGCTCGGCACCAGTGACTTGCGGGTAGTGTTCAGGGAGATACAGTCCGCCATCGGGGGCCAGGCCGCCCAGGAGGATGTCGGAGAATTGCTGCAAAGATGATTGTTGCGACTGCAATGGCGCTGTATCAGCGCGGGTAGACACGTAATGCATAGATTTGAAGAGTCCAGTTGAGCTGAGAGCGGTTGATCATGAATGGCAGCGGATATTATAGTGCCAGCCGCCGTCCAAGGCGAATCGCGTGGCGCGGGCCAGGGCAGGATGTGACAATTGGAGAGCCTGACTATTATCAAACAGGCCATAATGGCATGAGATCAAGCCAGGCGAACATGGCCGGCGCACGCACTGGCGCGCGCCGCCGATTTGCGCCACACTGTGCTTTCTGCCCTGTACCGTGCCAATGATGGAATCGAGAACCATGGAATCGAAAACCGGCCATGCCGATCAGTAAAAAACCGTACCTGCAAAGCGCCGCGCTGCGCCCTGACGCCGTCGTCGACCTGGACCACTATCCGTTCACCATCCCCGCCATCCGCGATTTCGTGCACATCGATTTCCACCGCGACGTGACATTTTTCGTCGGCGAGAATGGCAGCGGCAAGTCGACCATGCTCGAAGCGCTGGCCGTGGCGCTGGGCTTCGGCAAGGATGGCGGCACGCGCAGCGTGCGCATTGCGCAGGAATCGGACCAGGAATCGGGCCTGCACGCGCATCTGCGCCTGAGCAAGAGCTACAAGAAACCGGACGACAGCTATTTTCTGCGCGCCGAGAGCTTTTTCAATGTCGCCACCTATATGGACGACATGCCCGAATACCTGGGCAGCTACGGCGGCAAGTCGCTGCACGCGCAGTCGCACGGCGAAGCCTTCATGGCCACCCTGATCAACAAGTTGCGGGGCAAGGGACTGTATCTGCTGGACGAACCGGAGGCGGCCCTGTCGCCGAGCCGCCAGCTGGCGGCTTTATCGGTGATCCACCAGCTGGTGCAGGACGATTCGCAGCTGATCATCGCCACCCACTCGCCCATCCTGCTGGCCTACCCGCACGCGAAGATCCTGATGTTTACGGGTGGCGGCATCCACGAAGTGGCATACGAAGACACCGAGCACTTCGCCGTGACGCGCGATTTCCTGAATAATTATCCAAGAAGGCTGGAGCAGCTGTTCGAGGAAGAGTGAGGGTGATGGCTTGCTGCCGTGGTGATGTCGGCTTACGCGCTTTGCGCTAAGCCGACCTACGCGATGTTAAAGAGTCGCATGGGACGTCGCGGCGGCGCGATGGACAATGTCGGCTTACGCCCTGCGGGCTAAGCCGACCTACGTACACCGTGGCGTATCGTAGGTCGGATTAGCGCTCCGCGCGTAAGCCGACACTACCAGCAACACATCAGCAAGCCGCGTGGTTCACCGTGATCACGTGGACCGCCAGGCCGCCCAGCGACGTTTCCTTGTACTTGTCCTGCATGTCCGCGCCCGTCTGGCGCATGGTTTCGATGACTTCGTCGAGGCTGACGAAATGCGTGCCGTCGCCCTTCAGCGCCAGCGAGGCGGCCGTGATGGCTTTCACGGCGCCCATGCCGTTGCGCTCGATGCACGGGATCTGCACCAGGCCGCCGATCGGGTCGCACGTCATGCCCAGGTGGTGTTCGATGCCGATTTCGGCCGCGTTCTCGATTTGTTCATTCGTCCCGCCCAATGCCGCCACCAGGCCGGCCGCCGCCATGGCGCACGCCACGCCCACTTCGCCCTGGCAGCCCACTTCGGCGCCCGAAATCGAGGCATTGCGCTTGCACAGCATGCCGATGGCGGCCGCCGTCAGCATGAAGCGGCGCACGCCGCCCACCGGATCGCTGGGGCGGCAGTCCTGCGCGTAATAGCGCAGCACGGCCGGGATGATGCCGGCGGCGCCGTTGGTCGGCGCCGTGACGACACGCCCGCCGGCCGCGTTTTCCTCGTTGACGGCCATCGCGTACAGGCTGACCAGGTGCACGGCGTCGTGCGGCAAGTCGTTGGCGCGGTTGTCCGACGCCTTGGCGTCCTGCGCCAGCCGCCATAATTTGGCGGCGCGGCGCTTCACGTTCAAGCCGCCCGGCAGGTTGCCCGTCGTTTCCAGGCCGTGCGCGATGCAGTCGCGCATGACGTGCCAGATGCGGTCCAGGCCTTCATTGAGCTCCGCGTCGCTGCGCTTGACGCATTCGTTCGCGCGCAGCATTTCGGGGATCGACAGGCCGCTTTCCACGCCATGCGCCAGCAGCTGCTCCATGGTGTCGAAGGGGAAGACGACGCGCGCGGAAGCGGCCGACTCCACTGCCGCTTCGGCCTGCGCTTCGCCGGCCTCGCGGATAAAACCGCCGCCGATCGAGTAATACACCTTGTCGACGCGGCTGCCGTCCGCCAGTTTCAGGGTAAACAACATGCCGTTCGGATGCTCGGGCAGCGACTCGCTCTTGTGCCAGATCAAGCCCGTGGCCGCCGTAAACGGCACCACGTGCGTGCCCAGCAGCGCGATTTCACCGGCCGCCTCGATGGCGGCCAGCTTGCTGTCGACGGCATCGGGCGCCACGTGCTGCGGCGTTTCCCCCATCAGGCCGAGAATGACGGCCTTGTCCGTGGCATGGCCCACGCCCGTCAGCGCCAGCGAGCCATACAGGGCCGCCTCGACGCCCACTACCTGGTCCAGCGGACCGTATTCGACCAGAAAACGCCGCGCCGCCACCATCGGCCCCACCGTATGGGAACTCGACGGCCCGATGCCGATCTTAAACAGGTCAAATACGCTCATGTCCATATAGTGTCTCTTTGCTTGTGTTTTAGTTATTTATATTGTGTTCTACGACTTCAAGCTGCCTTGGCCGCCTGCCCGGCGTCGACATTGGCCAGCATGTCGGTGACCATCTGCTCGACGCCGATTTGCGCTTTCCAGCCCCAGTCCGCGCCGGCCGTGCTGTCGTCCAGGCTTTGCGGCCAGCTGTCGGCGATGGCCTGGCGGCTGTCCGGCTTGTAGCTGATCTTGAAGTCCGGGACCATGTGCACGATGGCCTTGGCCAGCTGCTCGGGGTTGAACGACACGCCGGCCACATTGTAGGACGAACGGATCTTGATGCGCGCCGCCGGCGCGTCCATCAGCTCGATGGTGGCGCGGATGGCGTCTGGCATGTAAATCATCGGCAAGGTGGTGTTCGCGTCCAGGAAGCAGTCATAGCGCTCGCCGCGCAAGGCCGCATGGAAGATGGCGATGGCGTAATCGGTGGTGCCGCCGCCCGGAGGCGACTTGTAGCTGATGATGCCCGGGTAGCGGATGCTGCGCACGTCCACGCCATACTTGTTGAAGTAATACTCGCACAGGCGCTCGCCGGCCAGCTTGCTGATGCCGTACATCGACGTCGGGTCCATCACCGTCATTTGCGGCGTGTTGACCTGCGGCGTGTTCGGGCCGAAGGCGGCGATCGACGATGGCCAGAAGATGCGCAGGGGTTTGCCCGCCTCGCCCCGTTCGCGCGCCAGCTCCAGGATGTTGAGCAAGCCATCCATGTTCAAGCTCCACGCCTTCAATGGCGCCGCCTCGCCCGTGGCCGACAGCATGGCCGCCAGCTGGTACACCTGGGTGATGTTTTCGTCGGCGATGATCTGCGCCAGGCCGTCCTTGTCCAGCACATTCAACTGCGCATAGCGCTTGGCCTGGTACAGATTGTTGGTGCCGATGTCGCTGGCGATGACGTTGTCCGCGCCGTGCTGCAGCGCCAGTGCGCCCACCAGTTCACTACCGATTTGGCCGTTTGCGCCTATGACTAAAATGCGTTCCATCTTCTTGTCCTGAGTTCTTGTTAATTAGTAGTGGTGGTCAGCAGACCGAGTTCCTTGCCGGCCTGCTCGAAGGCGGCCAGCACTTTCACCAGCTGTTCGCGGGTGTGGGCGGCCGACAGCTGCACGCGCACGCGGGCCTGGCCCATCGGCACGACCGGATAGAAGAAACCCGTCACCAGCACGCCCAGTTCATACAGGCGGGCGGCGAATTTCTGCGCCACGGGAGCGTCGAACAGCATCACCGGCACCACCGGATGCGTGCCCGGCTTGATGGTAAAGCCGATGCGCTCGATCTCGCTGCGGAAGAACGCCGTGTTCTCATGCAGGCGGTCGCGCAGTTCCGTCGACTTGGCCAGGCGCTCGAGCACCGACAGCGAGGCGCCGGCGATCGATGGCGCCAGGGTGTTCGAGAACAGGTAGGGACGCGATTTCTGGCGCAAGGTGTCGATGACTTCCTTGCGCG is a window of Janthinobacterium sp. 1_2014MBL_MicDiv DNA encoding:
- a CDS encoding molybdopterin molybdotransferase MoeA, whose amino-acid sequence is MSAPTAERKPMLSVAEAQAFMLGAARPVTQVEQVDTMRANGRVLAAQQTSTLNVPDRDNTQMDGYAVRAQDCASGAASLPVSQRIAAGHVGQPLQPGTAARIFTGALIPDGADCVVMQEQCTVADGVVTVNHVPQAGEWVRRQGEDIRAGGVILGAGRRLRSQEMGLAASVGLAQLPVLRKLRVAVFFTGDELAMPGEPLAPGAVYNSNRFTLRGLLENLGCEITDLGIVPDSLEATRAVLRQAAEGNDLIITSGGVSVGEEDHIKPAVEAEGRLNMWQIAVKPGKPLAFGEVKDAFFVGLPGNPVSSFVTFLLFVRPFILRLQGVEGSVAPRSYRLPANFERLKADRRNEFLRAKVTDDGALELFANQSSGVLTSTVWGDGLIDCPPGLSIARGDMLRFIPFNELLY
- a CDS encoding NAD-dependent epimerase/dehydratase family protein; amino-acid sequence: MERILVIGANGQIGSELVGALALQHGADNVIASDIGTNNLYQAKRYAQLNVLDKDGLAQIIADENITQVYQLAAMLSATGEAAPLKAWSLNMDGLLNILELARERGEAGKPLRIFWPSSIAAFGPNTPQVNTPQMTVMDPTSMYGISKLAGERLCEYYFNKYGVDVRSIRYPGIISYKSPPGGGTTDYAIAIFHAALRGERYDCFLDANTTLPMIYMPDAIRATIELMDAPAARIKIRSSYNVAGVSFNPEQLAKAIVHMVPDFKISYKPDSRQAIADSWPQSLDDSTAGADWGWKAQIGVEQMVTDMLANVDAGQAAKAA
- a CDS encoding L-serine ammonia-lyase; this translates as MDMSVFDLFKIGIGPSSSHTVGPMVAARRFLVEYGPLDQVVGVEAALYGSLALTGVGHATDKAVILGLMGETPQHVAPDAVDSKLAAIEAAGEIALLGTHVVPFTAATGLIWHKSESLPEHPNGMLFTLKLADGSRVDKVYYSIGGGFIREAGEAQAEAAVESAASARVVFPFDTMEQLLAHGVESGLSIPEMLRANECVKRSDAELNEGLDRIWHVMRDCIAHGLETTGNLPGGLNVKRRAAKLWRLAQDAKASDNRANDLPHDAVHLVSLYAMAVNEENAAGGRVVTAPTNGAAGIIPAVLRYYAQDCRPSDPVGGVRRFMLTAAAIGMLCKRNASISGAEVGCQGEVGVACAMAAAGLVAALGGTNEQIENAAEIGIEHHLGMTCDPIGGLVQIPCIERNGMGAVKAITAASLALKGDGTHFVSLDEVIETMRQTGADMQDKYKETSLGGLAVHVITVNHAAC
- the moaD gene encoding molybdopterin converting factor subunit 1 gives rise to the protein MKINLRFFASVRELVGTAQEVLVVEEGAAPLRTVGDVRAQLIGRGGNWEYALAQARSLRMAHNQVMCDADTPVSDGDEVAFFPPVTGG
- a CDS encoding AAA family ATPase — encoded protein: MPISKKPYLQSAALRPDAVVDLDHYPFTIPAIRDFVHIDFHRDVTFFVGENGSGKSTMLEALAVALGFGKDGGTRSVRIAQESDQESGLHAHLRLSKSYKKPDDSYFLRAESFFNVATYMDDMPEYLGSYGGKSLHAQSHGEAFMATLINKLRGKGLYLLDEPEAALSPSRQLAALSVIHQLVQDDSQLIIATHSPILLAYPHAKILMFTGGGIHEVAYEDTEHFAVTRDFLNNYPRRLEQLFEEE
- a CDS encoding TIGR03862 family flavoprotein, with the protein product MSNSSLPPFHIAIIGGGPAGLMAAQAASEQGARVELFDAMPSVGRKFLLAGRGGMNITHAEGYQPFVSRYGKQAQRVKPALDQFGPQKVRDWVHGLGVETFVGSSNRVFPTDMKAAPLLRAWLHRLREAGVQFHMRHRWTGWQDGQLAFATPDGERRFAFDAVILALGGGSWARLGSDGAWVPLLQGQGVAVAPLAPANCGFDVDWSGHFSSRHAGEHLATVAVTARDIDGLTIKRQGQFVITAGGVEGSLIYALSAALREQIAAEGSTTIWLDLVPDHSHERVFEEVTRPRGARSMSSHLQSRLGIKGVKSGLLRECLSAADFADEARLAAAIKLLPVTLRRPRPIDEAISSAGGVAFDGVDGSMLRAMPGVFVAGEMLDWEAPTGGYLLTACLAQGKAAGEQAVTWLEERRA
- the thrC gene encoding threonine synthase — its product is MHYVSTRADTAPLQSQQSSLQQFSDILLGGLAPDGGLYLPEHYPQVTGAELNAWRTLSYADLAYEILKKFATDIPAADLKALTAKTYTKAVYKNARAGENAADITPLRVLEENVVKGGQTTLILQALSNGPTLAFKDMAMQLLGNLFEYTLAKHDAELNIFGATSGDTGSAAEYAMRGKKGIRVFMLSPHKKMSAFQTAQMFSLQDPNIYNIAVEGVFDDCQDMVKAVSNDLPFKAKQKIGTVNSINWARVVAQVVYYFRGYLAATTSNEQKVSFTVPSGNFGNICAGHIARMMGLPISKLVAATNENDVLDEFFRTGVYRVRKSAETYHTSSPSMDISKASNFERFVYDLVGRDSDRVRALFTKVETHGGFDLSGKPGSDGDEFQLVANYGFKSGKSTHQDRLDTIRDVADDYGITIDTHTADGIKVAREHLEPNVPMIVLETALAAKFNETILEALGVDAERPAGFENIEDLPQKFVVMGADVEKMKAYIAANTGL